CACGCTAGTGTATGTAGTGGCTCACTTATTAGAGCAGCCTTCCCAGGGTTTGACAAAGATGTCTCACATGCAGGTCGCAGAGAATGTACTCGGTGGTTGGTGCTGACGAAATTCAGTTCCATTGTCGGGAGAATGGAACTTGAATTTCGTCAGCAGCAAATACCGAGTAGGAAGAAAGGAGAGCCGCAAAGTTCAAGCAGCTTCTTGGGTGTTCTGGCAACCACACCGCAAGGGAGGCCTGGCTCCCCGGTGATTGTGCTAATCTATGCCTATAGAGTACGAGATGAAGACTTGAAGTTGCTTCTCGGGTTGGTTCTCAATTTCCGTGACCGGCACTGAGtaactacggagtaccgCTCGTCAGAAAACCACAGGCAGTGGTGACAGCTTCATGGACGAAGCAAACGGAATTCCtgccccccttcccccccttcctccccggCCCTGGCCTGTTTCAGAGTCGTTCCACGATTAGATTTCGCGAAGGCTCAACACTGGTTGAGAAGATACCGGGATACGGAACGAGACACAAAGTAGGGTTCGGCGGTAGCTTTACATCAAGCCTGCCTTGGCGGGCTCGattgtatgtacgtacatgGACTGATGCAAGAACCGCAGGAGAACTCCGAGGCTCTGGTATCACGCAACTCAATGGTCAATTGATTAATTCGTACACTAGGAACCATGTCCGGAGGAATGGAACGAACCAATGCAATTGTCTTCTGACCCGTGGCACGGATCTTCGCAGCGCATGGGAGCCGAGTCCCACACCTCCAGTTACCCCAGACATGGCCCGATGGCTCAGCTTTCCACAGTGCGACGCGATCCTTGGGTGCCCATTTGCCTCGGCGTGGCTCGGTGCGCTCCGGCTTCACGTGCACCTTGACGGTTTGATGATTGACCTTCAGAGCCGGATCTCTGTTTAAATACAAACAGGCTGGCCTTTTTCTCCTTGTTTGTTTTCTTAGATAACCGTACAGCATACCCAAAGAGAGATATTCGTCGTTGTTTTCATTTCGCGTACCCTCATACTGATGATCCTGTGACGACCTTGCCGTGCCACGGTTCTGGACTCGGAAGTGCTCGGCGGCGTCGCACCACAATCAGACGGCTCTCGCTCATGAATCGCGCAGCTGCCCTGCATTTCGCACCTGCAGAAGAAGCGAGGGGTGTGAGCTTGGCTTAACGGACCAACGGCAAGGCGTCAGACTCTAGGCGCATCCGTCCGCTGTCGGCTGTTCGGAGGACAAGATTAAGCTGCCGGTCCTGCCACTGGAGCGGTTACAGGGTCACAGTGCGGGGGGTGGGAAGAAAGTACGAGACCGGAAGAAAGGCCAGTCGTCAAAAGCCGCAGCCATCATACCTAAAAATGGCGTCCGAATCATCTCGTCGCACTAAATCTCCCTCATCGCCGACTCTCCAAccctcctctcctctctcCCGCCTCCAGAGTATCGCAAAACACATGGCGCCGACGTCAACAACGAGCTTCCCCGCTGAGGTCGTACCTCAGGCCCCCGAGGACCCCCTCTTCGGTCTGATGCGGGCTTACAGGGCTGATTCCAGTCCAAACAAGGTTGATCTGGTACGCCGAAACCCCCTTTCCTCTCTAGGGGCTGTCTCTGTTTGCAAGCCGGCTCGCAGATAAGCTTAGGCAGGCTAACACGCCCCGTCCCCCAGGGAATTGGCGCGTATCGTGACGATAACGCAAAACCCTGGATTCTACCAGTGGTCAAGAAGGTGCGCGCATTTTTTCGAGGCTGACGGAATCCCAACTTCCCAATTCCGAAACGCCGTCTGCCACCGGTTCCGGCGGCTTGGGACGCGTCTTGGACAGCAGCCACGCTGCCTGCCCCTCGATCAATTTACCCGCCGCCAATCCCCCCAATTGCCCCTCCCCCGCACACCCCCTGCCGAGCAGCGAGCTGACAGTTTCCCCGGCGTACTAGGCCGATGAGATTTTACGCAACGATCCGGAAGCCAACCACGAGTACCTTCCGATCGCCGGCCTCGCATCGCTAACAAGCAAAGCCGCCGAACTCCTGCTCGGTCAGTCCGCACCGGCCATCGCCGAGAAGCGCACCGCGTCGGTTCAAACCATCTCTGGCACCGGTGCCGTCCACCTGGGCGCTCTCTTCCTCGCCAAATTCTACAAAGTTCAGGGCGCCAACCGCACCGTCTACGTCAGTAACCCGACCTGGGCGAACCACCACCAGATCTTCACGAATGTCGGCCTGCCCATCGCCACTTATCCGTACTTCAACAAGAACACCAAGGGGCTAGATATCGATGGCATGAAGGCGGCGCTTGAGCAGGCCCCTGATGGGAGCATAATCCTCCTACATGCCTGCGCGCACAACCCGACCGGCGTCGACCCTACCCCTGAGCAGTGGCGCGAGATTGCCCTGCTGATGAAGGCCAAGAGACACTTCCCCTTCTTCGACACGGCTTACCAGGGCTTCGCTTCGGGAGACCTAGACCGGGACGCCAGCGCCATCAGGCTGTTTGTCGAGGAGGGCTTCGAGCTGGTGATTGCCCAGTCTTTTGCCAAAAACTTCGGCCTCTACGGCGAGCGCGCCGGTTGCTTCCACTACGTGGCTTCCCCCTCTGCCGATGCCGCCAGTGTCACGACGCGCGTGGCCTCGCAGCTGGCCATTCTGCAGCGCTCGGAGATCAGCAACCCCCCCATCTACGGCGCCCGCATCGCCTCTATCGTTCTGAACGACCCGGCGCTGTTTGCCGAGTGGCAGGAGAACCTCCGCACCATGTCGGGCCGCATTATTGACATGCGGAAGAGACTCCGGGCCAAGCTCGAGGAACTCGGCACTCCTGGCCAGTGGAACCATATCACGGACCAGATCGGAATGTTCAGCTTCACGGGGCTTACCGAGCCTCAGGTGCTCAAGCTGCGGTCCGACTACCACATTTACATGACCAAAAACGGGCGCATCAGCATGGCTGGTCTGAACTCGAAAAATGTCGACTACGTCGCAACGGCTATAGATAAAGTGGTTCGGGAGGTGCAATGACTTGGTACACATGGGTAGCAGCGTCAGTTCCTTAATGGTGGCGGGGACCGTGAATTGCTGGGACACAGTGTTGCTTGCAAGGGTTTTATCTTCGTTTGTGGCGTCGGAGTGGCTCTAGTTGGGCTTTTCGGTCACTCTGGCTCAAGCTAGAGGTGTCATCAGAGACAAACTTCATTCAACATCGGGCACCATCATCAATCGCGGCCACTACTACCATTAGGCATCATAACTTTTCAAATCCCCCAACGGGGCTACTGTTCGAACTCCCCAGATTACTGCTTGTCTCTTCGGGAAGTCCGCGTAACGACTCAGCAGGTGAGAGAGAGCGAGACAGTATCACACGCCGATCAAACATGAAGTCCACGCGGGCCGTCGAGTCCACCGTCTTGATTGTGCGATGCCTCCTTTTTTATTGTTGTTTTACACTCCCTAAAGACAGCATGATGCCATGACCCCGTTGTCCCGATCCCCGTCGTTCTGCATCGAGAAACCAGCGGCAAACTTGCACGAAGTTACAGAGCTCGTGATTGCCTGAATTCGCGGCTAGAGCTTGTATGCGAGCCACGAGAACACCTAAGCCCCGGGCACAGCAGCAAGCTCCGACTCAATGACTTCTTTTACTTTTTGCGCCAGCGAGCCAATAGCGCCGTCCAAGGCCTTTCGCAACCTCACCGCTTGCTCCAGAATCTTCGGGTGGTCCTTGTTGATCGCAAGTGCCGCCTTTAGACAGCGCAGGGCCAAGAGGTATTTGCCTAACAAACAAGCGGTCAGCTCACACCCACAAGGAAAGGAATAGGGTCAAAAGGCGAAGCTTACCCCTACGGATGAAGACCTCAAAACCGGCAATCTGGCCCTCGATGTTTTTAGGGCTAAACTGGAGCAGGTGCCACAGGAACTTCATGGCATCCCCGAGAGGATCCGTCGTGGCGGCTAGCTTCAGCCCGTTTGGATCGTCATCCTTCTTCTTTGCCTCCTCGCCGTCCGCGCTCTTCTTATTTGGGTCCTGTTTGGCGGCCTTCTCGGCAGCCTCGCGTTCGGCCTTCTGAGCCTCCTTCTTGGCTTTCTTGGCCGCCTTTTTCCTCTCAACAGTATCGTCGCCGTTCGAATGGCTACCATCCGCACCATTAGTGCCATTCTGAGGTTTGTCATGCATCGACAAGTAGAGGTTAACGGCGTCCAGCGCTGCCCGAAAGTAAAAGGGGTGCTCCCGGAGGCGGTCTTCCCAACGAATCAGCTCAATGTACGCCCGGATCTGGCCCTTGCGCAAGGAGAAGCTGTGGAAGTCGAATTGGTCCTCTTGCCAGACGTCAAAAATGTTAAAGACGGTGTGGTAGCGCTTGAGGGCGAGGCCAATATTGCCCCGCCGCTGCCACGCCTCGCCGTCCTCGGTCAGGAACCAGATACACTGCATGTCTGTCAAATCGGCCAGGGGACCTCCAACTGTCTCAGCTCGAGTGAACAAGCCGAGAGTGGCCAATGCCTTTTCGTTTTCGTTGTTCCGCAGCTGGTACTTCGCAGCCTTGGAGTTGATGTAGCGGTCTTTCGTGTCCAAAGAGCGAGCATAGTCCATTGCTTCAGCGGCCTTTGCAATCTCACCCTGGTGCTTGAATATCCTGGCCTTGGTCATGTGGAAGTCGACATTTTGGGGATCCAGCTCAATAGCTTTCTCGACAAACTCGGTGGCCCTAGAGAGATCGCGCGACATGTGATAGTTGTAGTGCTGCGCCAAAAAGTACAGGGCTGCACCTTCGCCCTTTGAGCTATCGCCGTTCGTTTGCCCATCCGTATGTGTGGTGCCACTCCGCTCCCTCAAGTACTCCTCAGCT
This genomic window from Thermothelomyces thermophilus ATCC 42464 chromosome 1, complete sequence contains:
- a CDS encoding uncharacterized protein (Contains conserved domains TPR[cd00189], Tetratricopeptide repeat domain, NARP1[pfam12569] NARP1 is the mammalian homologue of a yeast N-terminal acetyltransferase and COG4783 Putative Zn-dependent protease, contains TPR repeats.) — protein: MPQTLSTREANLFRTVIRHYEDKQYKRGLKAAEQILKKNPKHGDTMSMKALILNAQGKTEEAFALAKEALTIDMKSYICWHVYGILYRANKNFDEAIKAYKFALKLEPDSHQIQRDLAVLQIQMRDYPGYIQSRLLMLKSRPQLRQNWTALAIAYHLDGNLQQAENILTTYEKSVTTAPLRTDLENSEALLYKNSIIAEMGDFERALEHLETDCKNCLDRLAVMELRARYLTQLGRKEEAAKAYRALLDRNAEHPDYYKGLVDALGTAPDDEVARKAVYDEYAAKNPRCDAAKRLPLDFLSGERFRTAAKAYLTLMFDKGVPSTFANLKHLYSDPFKKDTLPDLAEEYLRERSGTTHTDGQTNGDSSKGEGAALYFLAQHYNYHMSRDLSRATEFVEKAIELDPQNVDFHMTKARIFKHQGEIAKAAEAMDYARSLDTKDRYINSKAAKYQLRNNENEKALATLGLFTRAETVGGPLADLTDMQCIWFLTEDGEAWQRRGNIGLALKRYHTVFNIFDVWQEDQFDFHSFSLRKGQIRAYIELIRWEDRLREHPFYFRAALDAVNLYLSMHDKPQNGTNGADGSHSNGDDTVERKKAAKKAKKEAQKAEREAAEKAAKQDPNKKSADGEEAKKKDDDPNGLKLAATTDPLGDAMKFLWHLLQFSPKNIEGQIAGFEVFIRRGKYLLALRCLKAALAINKDHPKILEQAVRLRKALDGAIGSLAQKVKEVIESELAAVPGA